In Rattus rattus isolate New Zealand chromosome 3, Rrattus_CSIRO_v1, whole genome shotgun sequence, one genomic interval encodes:
- the Dclre1b gene encoding 5' exonuclease Apollo, translating into MNGVVIPQTPIAVDFWSLRRAGTARLFFLSHMHCDHTVGLSSTWARPLYCSPITAQLLHRRLQVSKQWIRALEIGESHVLPLDEIGQETMTVTLIDANHCPGSVMFLFEGYFGTILYTGDFRYTPSMLKEPALTLGKQIHTLYLDNTNCNPALVLPSRQEATQQIIQLIRQFPQHNIKIGLYSLGKESLLEQLALEFRTWVVLSPQRLELVQLLGLADVFTVEEEAGRIHAVDHMEICHSAMLQWNQTHPTIAIFPTSRKIRSPHPSIYSIPYSDHSSYSELRAFVAALRPCQVVPIVREQPCGEFFQDSLSPRLSMPLIPHSVQQYMSSSSRKTNVLWQLERRIKRPRTQGVVFESPEEKADQVKVDRDSKKHKKESLSPWAGCLARLCPHPLQARKQLFPDFCRKEGDEPVLFCDSNKMATVLTAPLELSVQLQPVDEFPFPETREEIGLGSPLWSRGGSGSPTRGNQSNGMGCGSPPTHISRTTHLTPESGGLALKYLLTPVDFLQAGFSSRNFDQQVEKHQRAQCNSPVVMNTVDDV; encoded by the exons ATGAACGGGGTCGTAATCCCCCAAACACCCATCGCTGTGGATTTTTGGAGCCTGCGCCGTGCTGGTACCGCGCGGCTCTTCTTCTTATCCCACATGCACTGTGACCACACGGTGGGCCTGTCTAGCACTTGGGCACGGCCCCTCTACTGCTCTCCCATCACTGCCCAACTCTTGCATCGTCGCCTGCAG GTGTCTAAGCAGTGGATCCGAGCTCTGGAGATTGGTGAGAGCCATGTATTACCTCTAGATGAAATTGGGCAAGAAACCATGACTGTAACCCTCATAGATGCCAATCACTGTCCTGGTTCTGTCATGTTTCTCTTTGAAGGATACTTTGGAACAATTCTCTACACAG GTGATTTTCGATATACACCATCCATGCTGAAGGAGCCTGCTCTGACACTGGGGAAACAGATTCATACTTTATATCTAGACAACACCAATTGCAACCCAGCCCTTGTTCTTCCTTCCCGACAGGAAGCTACTCAACAGATTATCCAGCTAATCCGACAGTTTCCCCAACACAACATAAAGATTG GCCTCTATAGTCTAGGAAAAGAATCACTTCTGGAGCAGCTAGCCCTTGAGTTTCGGACCTGGGTGGTATTGAGTCCTCAACGCCTGGAGTTGGTACAGCTGCTGGGCCTGGCAGACGTGTTCACAGTGGAGGAAGAAGCTGGGCGCATCCACGCTGTGGACCACATGGAAATCTGCCATTCGGCCATGCTTCAGTGGAACCAGACCCACCCCACCATTGCTATTTTCCCCACAAGCCGGAAAATACGAAGTCCTCACCCCAGCATCTACAGCATCCCTTACTCTGACCATTCATCCTACTCTGAGCTTCGAGCGTTTGTTGCAGCTCTGAGGCCTTGCCAGGTGGTGCCCATAGTCCGTGAACAGCCTTGTGGAGAGTTTTTTCAGGACAGCTTGAGTCCTAGGCTCTCTATGCCTCTGATTCCACACTCTGTGCAACAATACATGAGTTCCTCCTCGAGGAAAACAAATGTGCTTTGGCAGTTAGAAAGGAGGATAAAGAGGCCAAGAACCCAGGGTGTTGTGTTTGAATCCCCTGAGGAGAAAGCTGATCAGGTTAAAGTTGACAGAGactcaaagaaacacaaaaaagaaagccTCTCCCCCTGGGCTGGGTGCCTTGCAAGGCTTTGCCCCCATCCTCTGCAGGCCAGGAAGCAGTTGTTCCCAGATTTCTGCAGAAAAGAAGGTGATGAGCCAGTTCTTTTCTGTGACTCCAACAAGATGGCAACTGTGTTGACTGCCCCATTGGAACTTTCAGTGCAGTTACAGCCTGTAGATGAGTTTCCCTTTCCAGAAACCAGGGAGGAAATTGGCTTAGGGTCCCCATTGTGGTCAAGGGGAGGTAGTGGCTCACCAACGAGAGGGAACCAAAGCAATGGCATGGGCTGTGGTTCTCCCCCAACTCACATTAGCAGAACCACTCATCTAACTCCTGAGTCCGGGGGCCTGGCGTTAAAATACCTTCTTACTCCAGTGGATTTCCTCCAAGCAGGGTTCTCCTCCAGGAACTTTGACCAGCAAGTGGAAAAACACCAGAGAGCGCAGTGTAACAGTCCTGTGGTTATGAACACAGTGGATGATGTCTAG